The DNA segment ATGTTCTATATAAGAATACAAACTCTATAggaaaattacatatatattctATCTTAATTTTGTGACACATGTTCAAACTTtagattttttgttattttttattttttataaataaatacttaaattcctcttaaaaaatgtaaaacaataataaattaatcatgcaaacaatttaatcaataaattttttaacttaatattGAACTTATcttcattaatataaattattattaaattattcttaaaaattataatttaataataaaataatttcacaaattaaataatataaataatttatcatattttctacccattttaaaaataaatttatattttagtgacaaattttactatttatcaccatgtcacatcctttcattttcttccttAAGTCTCACCTTCCCTTTTTTCTGTCtttcctacttttttttttttttcaccctcacTGTTCTTTCTCACGTGAGTCCTCCCTCCCTCGGTATATTAAAATAATCGGTATATATTTACAGAAAATGTAAATAGTTACatattaatgtataaaatttaattataaaatgataaaataaaaatatataaactgttccagataaaaacatataaaataaaattaaaaaatttatatattaaatatttttaatttataaattttgatcatttttaaaaaatattaataactcTTGACTAATAatacacacaaaataaatatcaatgaaattaattaaataaaataaatatctttgtagcttattattttttctatgaaTAAAGGTTCATGTATTTAATTTCTACTAAGACATCTTtaatttttcacttattttaattttttttcacataaacaTCATATCAACAGTCTACATAAGTTTTAgacaaaaattacttattttaaaaaatatataaataaattgtattgatttaaaaataggagaacaaaaatcacgaatttaaaattataaggggaccaattttgtaatttaactCAATCTTAAAATGGACAATATTTACAACATTTAGTAATATTGAATTAGCAAATTACACTCACCTCACCTCCATTTAGTAATTGTTACACGGGAACTCCCTTTGTAAATTATTCCCACAGTAAATCTCATAATTTTTGCAATTCTGTTACAATGACACCCCCTTCTCCGTTAGAGTTTGATTTCCATTAACAAAAATTTGTCATGTGCACTGCACATGCTACATTAGTGTAATTTAAGGACAATttgtcctttttcttcttcacaccATCTcttaaaagttaagaccattttcACACATGTAGTGGTCCCAAAACAAACAATGGTGTCAACGCCACACAATGATTCCCAACAAAAAATGGTCCCCAACTAAAACCATATTcgcaatattaaaataaaaaacaattgaaaaatagaaaacagtGCAGTTTAAATAAGTGAACACAAAATAGTGTTTGAACGAATCTTTCCGCAACTATTGTTTAGATGACAACCACTACCAACACCTCGAACAAGGACAACAATCGCCACTAACACCGACGATCACCGTAGATCACATGCAACCCACTTCTAGATGACAACTACCACCAACCGATGACTACCACACAACTTTTAGACAACAACAATCACCACCATCATCAACGACCGCTATGCGCACAACCCACTTTCGGAGGATGCCTCTTTTGGACCTTCCTCCACGTATCAGAGGGATGTACACCGACCTCACTATCTATTTTGGTTTTTGCAAACCTTAGCAAAGAGGATTTGGGGATTTCAAATTACTTCCTCTATGCGGCTAAATTAGTAAGGATTATTTTGGtattttagaaggaaaaaaaactaacacATTGTGGCTAATGGTTTTGGGCTAGGAAAGGCAAAAGAAATGCAATTTTAAGTAAGGGGTCCCCGTGTAATAAGTGTTAAATGGAGGGATGCCTATAATTTGTTCTCTTAAATTTATCActtgtaattttattaaaattataaaaaaaaaatggaccaACGAACTAACCCACTTTATTATGAGCCCATCCCAATTTGAGCCAACAAAAAATTTAGGCTTATCCAAACTAAAACAAGCTCAAAATTAGATTTTCATAATTCTTACAAGATCACTTTACCCCTCATATAAAAAACTCCacctttctttcttccttctttcccttACATGCGCCCTCCTTCTCCTCATCCTTGTTAAATACACAATGAAAACACGATTTTGTTGTGATATTTGTTAAGATACATAACGGAATCACAtttatgttttgtatttttaaaatgaaaattaaatacacaACAAAGACACAATTTGTTATGATTTTCGTTGAGACACAATGAAATTGATGTATATTCTTgtgctttttgaaaaaaaatacaataaaattatatttccattgtttttatgattatttattaattagaattaaagtcacattttttaagtaatcaaattaagtgtgatatcatttatcatttttaatagtactcaataaattttttaattaaaattaaattaatttggatACAAGTTAACATTTATAAAGGCAATCACatgaattattataagaattaacTTTATTAACCATAATCaaagatattattttgattacaaTTAAAAAGAGAGATTTATgtcattaataatttaaatttaaataaaaaggcaatttgtattaaaattaattcaagtaaaaaaggtaatttaattttgtaattattttttcgtGAAAAAAATACCTAACCAAAAATACTGGGAAATATTTGTACACATCCATGTATTACAATGGGAACATGATTTTGTCATGTCTAtcgaaaaaatataaaacaaaattacaatttcataataataagaGAATGCGGaaattatataacaataaaatcatgatttgttgttgtgcattttatacaataaaatcatgatttaacgAGAAGGATAAtcctgaaataaaaaaaaaatccctcatTAAGGATCAACAACCATTTCCATAACACTAATACTAACTCCCTCAAGCTAATCATCCCAAGCCATAAATTGAGCCCATTTTAATACCCCTATTAACAAGTCATGGTGATTGTCCGTAACAAAATGCTTTTGTAAGTTGTTTCTCGTTCTTGTTGTGACCGCTAAATACATCAGGCTTGTTATATAGAAGGACAGCTAGCACAGTAGGATTTTACTTGTAAAACTTATTCACTGATTTGTAAAATTGATTGCTTGCTTTCAGGCTGCTGATGATGATAGGATAATAGGATCAACGCTTCCATCCCTCTCTTTTTTGAACATGTCATGAGATTGCCTGTAGATGAAATATAGTCAATTATTAGGGACCCTGTGGTATGGGAATATAAGATCACTGAATATGTTTTAAATGTGTGCCCACCTGCATATCTTTGATGTTAAAATTTTTTCTTAACATGTGTGCATTAGTTTAAATGACAGATAAAATGAGACagtaattttatttctatattttcatgttttataaagaataaataataataataatatatgtattcACTATCTAATCACATGCTGATATGATAAGTTTActgttaactttttaaaatgattatcttAAAAAGTcatgaagagtaattttttattagttgatgtTGTATTTCTTTTACAATAATAATGCATGCATATTTAACTCttttatctcttaaaaaaaaaaaaactcttttatgATTACTAACTGTTAAATTTTGGAATAAtagtaattgaaaaaaaagtcCGAACGCATCTTGCTAACGGAAGGAACAGTTAAAAAAACCCAGAAATTATTAGAAATACtactattatttaatcaaatacTGCTATTTGGCAGTGGCAACACTTGCTCTTAGCTGACTCTAAAGAAATCTCTACTTCTCGTTTTATTTTAGTGTAATTTCATTTTTCTGGACTTTAGCCCCGTtgaatgtatatataaaatataaaaatctgtTACGGATGATTTATAACATCTTTAATGGCCGATGACCATACATGAGCAATAAAAGTTTCAAATATAAAGTCAAGGAGGAAACCAAACGGCAGTACTGTCAAATAGGAcctttatgaaaaatatacgatcccatttataattttttaaggaaccatttattcttttttaagagGTATTCttgtttttcaataaaaaaaatcaaacgcaAATAATGGgtttctttttcctcttaaaATCTAGTGTGTTCAGATCCTTAGAATCTCACAAGCATAATTCAGGCAAAAATTgccaaaaaaaactaatatgctTTGCTCGAATGcacataaaatatacaaaataaaataaaaaggaaaaagataaaaataagtaatttctttattttttgaattaaaaaatattattattttgttaaaaataaccaaaacaagaaaaatatgaCCATATTAAgtaacttttgttttatttttaatgtaaatgtGACTATGtagataaatagataaaaatgtcgtgaatgatgaaaaatattatccaaaattttctaaaaaaatgaaaaaatattatttaaaacactttaagaagaaaaaaataaaaataaaataaacacattttataagaactaaaataaaaaaattacaaaaacaaaaataaaaacacactaaattacgggagagaaaaaattatttaaacctaaaatttattatagaaaCAAAATACCTTTCCTTCTTTTGTTTGGAAAACTATTGTTTTCTTACCACTAATAAAATGTTTACAACAATACAAAGTACTTGACacagtaattttttaatcaagggctaagatttaattttgatttaagatTGAAATCATAACTGAAAGTACAATTTTACTCTTAAATGAGTcaaataagttaaaaagtgattagttgagtaaaaataaaagtcaaCTTATAAATACCTCTTAGttatacaaaaaaatatctgcagcaatttataatttaagatttttttttaaaaaaaaaagcacgtTTAAATGCCGAAAAATTAGTGAGtaaagtaaaaggaaaaaaatgaattaacatAAAACCACTATTCTACTATTTAAATACTTACATCGTACatggaaaaaaagttaatttcatTAGGCACCCTAAATTAAAGAAGAATAAAtactaaacaaaaattattctaCCATACTTCTAataacttaacataaacaggaaACCTAACACAAGTAGTGCACTTCATTCCGTCACATTACATTTAATTTCATCTTGGTCCAAAAGGCACACAAATGGTCCTGAGTCTCAGATGAACACAAATCTAAATTCAAAGGCTTGACTtgtgagaaagaaagaaaggagacgCCGTTTCCTACGAGACACGCACATCGTAACGTAACAGTAATTTGCCAAACCTTTGACAATCGACACACAAACCGTGTCCACTGTACACGACACATATGAGCATAACCGGCACTGTAACTGGTTTAACGGCCACCATTTATTTACAACACGGTTAAATTAAATTCCAAATCTTGTAACCTTCCTAttcataaaaaaagtataaaatatagcCACTCCAATCGCATAAACAACGTATCTGCGTTGCAAGTTCCGAGTTCTTGCACTCCTTGGACCAATTCCTCGTTTTGACATTCATTCCCAGAAAACTTTTCCACACACCAAATTCCAAATATACCAAAATTCCAATTTTCCTTCACAAAGAACACAACACAAACATGAAGACTCGCACCTCTGCCAAAATCTCTGCAACATGGATTCCAATTTTCTCTGTCTTTTCCTTCATTATTGGTATGCTCGTCACAAGCAGGTCTCTTCCTTTCCCTCTCTTCTCTGATATcttaactttttcaaattttgtatttttttatctgtgaAGTTGGAAACTTGGGTTTATGGGTTTTGATTTGAAAAgaatttaaaacattgtttttgGTCCGATCCTGGAAATTTTTCTTTGGGGTGCAGGATGTGGGACCCACCAGAATCAAACGGGTTGCTTCTTGCGCAGCATCAGCGGGACCAACAACAACTACAAGTGATCTCAGGGGATTGTGCTACCAAGAAGGTAATATGTTTTGCTTAATCTTTCTTATTCTGTTTTTTCacaaagggtttcaaattgtttttttgctttgttttttttttttttaaaaaatctctttgttttttctcCATCAGATGTTGCCCAAGGATGCAGTGAGCGAATTGCAGAAAACCCATGAAGCCATTCAGTGAGTGCCACATAgaatctctttttttgttttttatgcgTGAGAATCGAAGACAGTGTGAAGGGATTTATAATggatttataataactcatgtACCTTGCTCAACCAGCTAGAACCTTGACACCTGGAATCTCTTTCAATTTCTCTGGATTTGTTTgcaattcaagttttttttttatatatatagaattgatttttgttttaatttcttggGAGGCATGCCAGAGCTTTAGATAAACAAGTTTCGATGCTTCAGATGGAACTAGCAGCAGCTAGGAGTTCTCGTGAGAGTGGGATCTCGGATTCTAATTCTTCAACCACCACTTCTGGGGAAGGTGCTCCAAAGAAGAAGGCTTTTATAGTGATTGGCATAAACACAGCTTTCAGTAGCAGGAAGAGGCGTGATTCCGTTAGAGAGACTTGGATGCCtcaaggtaaaaaaataaaataaatattttgtttttaacagTCAACTATAAAGGCACAGAAATTTCTAAAAATGCACCAGAATTTTCTCATCCCTATTTGTAAGGGGATAGCGGTGCTAATTGATTCTAAAATGTTGTGTTTTTAATTGGCGTTTTTGATCAGGTGAACAACTTCTCCAATTGGAGCGGGAGAAGGGAATTGTTATCAGATTCATGATTGGTCACAGGTAATTCCGGTTAGGCCAACTGCTTGAAATTATAAAGACAATATTTGGTGTGAATCAGGAGAGAATTATAGCATCACTCTGAGAAAATAGTGGAACACTAGTGTTATTAATTTGAGTTAATATGACAACACGAAAAGATCGTTCCTGTTTGTTTACCAGAACTAAATTGCCTATGTTAATACtgctaatcttttttttttatcagcaaatattagttgttagtttGATAGTTTTTATTagtgagaaaattcaaacccaCGACCTATCCTTCTTTCCACCCTTTACCACCAAGTCAACCTTATATCTTCTTTAATACTACTAATCTAACTGCTAGATGAAAAAAATGGTCATgtattaatcaaataaagattggTTACTCGACTCTTAACCATGGATTATCACGGCACTTGAATGCTTACCTTAATGAACTATGATTGACCACATAAGTGGCTTCTAATGTCAGTTGGATCCCTCCGCAGCCCTTTGTTAATCAAAGACTCTTACGGCATATATATTGAGATTGTATATGACCTGATGCCAATGAAGTCTATACAATCTCAATATATtaagttttctttttatgaGCTCTCAATGTATTAAGTCTGTATTGTCTAATTTCAAATTGCGTTGGGGGAGCATCACTGCTGGTCACTTCTTGTATCCATCCATGTGATCATCCTATCCTCATCCTATATCACACAGCAAGAATACACCACACACTCCCAAGTCCATAAAGATAAACTCCTGGGAGAAGAATTAAATTGCTTCATGAAAATCATACTGCAATAAGCACCCATAGTTAACTTCATACCTCTAGCTTTAGGAGACAAATCATGGGATAATAAGAAAGTATAGAAACCGAGGAAATAAGGAAATTAATCCTAAGAGATAATCTAAGATACTCAAAAGTATTctaagataaaatattaatattatgggatattttttatatactctAATTGTTTGTACTCTTCCTAACTTGTGAGACTGATTTAGAAAGTTGGATTTTTCCCAATTGGAAAAACTAGTATTAATTTCCATGTTCCGTCAATATAGGCATATTCAAAACTTTTATCTATTTTACTATAATGTATTAGTATATAGCCTAAAAAGtgcttcttaatattttatctataaaaagtGTTAACAACAATACACTCTCTAACATACTTCTTACACATCTCTGCTATTGATAAAGAACTATTGGAAACTTCAAAATCATGAATGAAGGCTCATTAAATAAGGAGTGAGACCTacacaattttgtaattttccaTAAAGTTCAATTAATAATGAAGAGTGTGTAGAATTAATTTTGCAATTTCTCTTCATCTATTTTTTGGCATCTCAACCTTTCAATCCTGTGTATGTCCTTGGATGGTTGTGTTTAAAACATCATACGATCAATTGtctatttgtaattttgttagaGTGGGGTctgtgtttttattatttatatgactCTAAGTATgagattttactttttaatctaGCAAGTTCTGAAGGAAGAGGGGTActattgtaatttaatttctttacctTAAACTGCACATGCTCCTTAGCAATGTAACTCTGGACTGTTTGTGGAGGGATGGCTATTATTACCTGTGCCAagaaactttttaattaatatgtataTTATCCCATCTAAAAGATGAAATGTATATATGGGTTGCTACTTAATGGTAACAACATTAACATGGGTGATATTGCCATTGTCATTGCAGTGCAACTTCCAACAGCATTCTAGATCGAGCTATTGATTCAGAAGAAGCTCAGCACAAAGACTTCCTTCGCCTAGTAAGGCAGATCTTtgttaataatcaaaaaaatgtgTGAGAAAGACATTGGATAATCTGGCAGGAGTGTCATATTTGATTTTACTTTAACTTGTAGGAACATCTTGAAGGGTATCATGAGCTGTCTGCAAAGACAAAGATTTTCTTTTCCACTGCTGTTTCAATGTGGGATGCTGATTTCTATGTCAAGGTGGATGATGATGTCCATGTCAATTTAGGTACATGCTATCTCAAGATTCTTGATTTCTTTCTTGTGCTTTCCTTGCCATTTTTTCCTTTACCACCTTCCTCTATCCCATTTCTCTCCCAAATAAGTTTTAATATTCCAACATGTGTTGCTGTTTAGGTGTCCTGGCAACAACCCTTGCTCGTCATCTATCAAAACCCAGGGTCTACATTGGGTGTATGAAATCTGGACCTGTCCTTTCTAGAAAGTAAGTCAACTAGACTTCTATGTGTGCGCATAAAATATTAGCAAAGAGGCTACTCCTCTTCTATGCTTCTCATTGTGGCTTTGTATTTATGTTtgactttgttttgtattttaggGATGTCAAATACCATGAACCTGAGTTTTGGAAGTTTGGAGAAGAGGGGAACAAATACTTCCGACATGCAACTGGGCAGATATATGCAATCTCAAAGGATTTGGCCACTTACATTTCCATCAACAAGTACGTATATCATTTTTCGTCCACTACTTAACTGGATATCTTCTGATCTCGGTACCATAACTGTGTATTTCGCACAGGGATTACCAGATTAGCAATTGTTTTCTGTATTTTCTGCCAAAGaaaatcttttaatataaaattaggcCTTAAACTAAATTTGTCTTCGAGCAGAATGATAGTTCTGCATATTTTGCTGAAAGCAAAATACTCATTTTGCatgatttgattaaaataagaattttttgttttcataactTAAATTTTCCTAATATGAAATCTCAGTTCGGGGATCAGTCCATGTTTATATATTTGTCATAGAATATTCTCTTACATATAGAAATTTCACGTGGATTCTAATTACGACTGCAGGCCGATTTTGCATAAATATGCTAATGAAGATGTCTCGCTTGGTGCATGGTTCATTGGTCTTGAAGTTGAGCATATTGATGACCGCAATATGTGTTGTGGAACTCCTCCAGGTATATAACCTGAAAATATGTAACCAACAAACACTCTCTACTGCAATATGTTCTGCCACTTAGTACTAGTATTTGTGACTTTGTCATACACTCATACTGCACTACATGATCGACTTCTATATATTTCAACAAGTGAAATTTCTTCTTATAATAGCTCTCAGTATCTCTCTTCAAGTTGTTCTAGATAGAAGTTGCTTCGGTTAGATAAGCGTGAAGAAATCACTACTAAAATATAAAGATGATCAGTTCAACTAAGTTTCTCTATCCCCaccttccccttttttttcttcttttggccATGATTCTTATTTACGTTTAATGTTCATGTAGACTGTGAGTGGAAGGCACAGGCCGGTAACGTATGTGTTGCATCATTTGATTGGAGCTGCAGTGGAATTTGCAAGTCAGTGGAGAAGATTAAATATGTCCACTCAAAGTGTGGTGAAGGAGATGAAGCTGTTTGGAGTGCTTTATTTTAGATTGTTTCAAAGGGAGATGGTTTTTTCTGGTTCGGAGAGGGACTGATTATTTAATTGCAGCTGGGACAAAGTCAATTTTCAGATTTGAGATGAAGCAAATAGATATAACATGAAAAGATCTCGTAACTGTTCAAAACTGGTTAAGCAAGGCTGGTTGATCAATTTTTGTGGAAGCTGAAGTTGGCAATTGCATGGATGTGGATCTGAGTATATAGATATATTGACTATACCTTCCAAGCCTGTTCTATTCTTAGTGTGGGAGGTATGATAACTATTCTTGGTGTTATTGTAACAAAGTCTGTTCTAGTTTTGTAATTCCTTttatatgctattttttttttcatagttgGGGTGAGATTGGTTATTATGCCCTTTGTAACGAGAAAAACAAtgtatttatagttttgctaacGCGTTAAATATGATCACACTATTTTGATGTAATTAAAGGATAAACTTTAGttaattaaagatataaatATTGATAACAACAAAAGAAGGCAACTTTAACTATTTCCACAGAGAGAAATAAAGAATATGTTcatatctttttctatttttatgagTACACTGGTAATGGTTGTATAACTATTTCCATTCTCaatgttttttcaaaagaaaatataaatgatgCTTTCCTCTTTAGATTATTTGTTgtttcttcttcaagaaaccTGGGATATGGCTCATGTCAATGCAAGGAGAGATTTTGTTGGTTGTTAATTGGTTTTGTTCTGGTATCACCTATAATACTTTTGAATGTAatcttatatataatatcaaattgttt comes from the Glycine soja cultivar W05 chromosome 6, ASM419377v2, whole genome shotgun sequence genome and includes:
- the LOC114415364 gene encoding beta-1,3-galactosyltransferase 7-like isoform X1: MKTRTSAKISATWIPIFSVFSFIIGMLVTSRMWDPPESNGLLLAQHQRDQQQLQVISGDCATKKMLPKDAVSELQKTHEAIQHARALDKQVSMLQMELAAARSSRESGISDSNSSTTTSGEGAPKKKAFIVIGINTAFSSRKRRDSVRETWMPQGEQLLQLEREKGIVIRFMIGHSATSNSILDRAIDSEEAQHKDFLRLEHLEGYHELSAKTKIFFSTAVSMWDADFYVKVDDDVHVNLGVLATTLARHLSKPRVYIGCMKSGPVLSRKDVKYHEPEFWKFGEEGNKYFRHATGQIYAISKDLATYISINKPILHKYANEDVSLGAWFIGLEVEHIDDRNMCCGTPPDCEWKAQAGNVCVASFDWSCSGICKSVEKIKYVHSKCGEGDEAVWSALF
- the LOC114415364 gene encoding beta-1,3-galactosyltransferase 7-like isoform X2 is translated as MKTRTSAKISATWIPIFSVFSFIIGMLVTSRMWDPPESNGLLLAQHQRDQQQLQVISGDCATKKMLPKDAVSELQKTHEAIQALDKQVSMLQMELAAARSSRESGISDSNSSTTTSGEGAPKKKAFIVIGINTAFSSRKRRDSVRETWMPQGEQLLQLEREKGIVIRFMIGHSATSNSILDRAIDSEEAQHKDFLRLEHLEGYHELSAKTKIFFSTAVSMWDADFYVKVDDDVHVNLGVLATTLARHLSKPRVYIGCMKSGPVLSRKDVKYHEPEFWKFGEEGNKYFRHATGQIYAISKDLATYISINKPILHKYANEDVSLGAWFIGLEVEHIDDRNMCCGTPPDCEWKAQAGNVCVASFDWSCSGICKSVEKIKYVHSKCGEGDEAVWSALF